Proteins encoded together in one Deinococcus irradiatisoli window:
- a CDS encoding S8 family peptidase translates to MKKYLGLGLTLSLLAACGNAPQQAELNDVPSAVTGQQDLSVLGVSSVQTAFSHSKLSSALKQLAASPVAAQALGGPSKMPISGGYVTIDAVASGNPAALLSKLQSLGLKYGSAYQQMVSGRLPVSALAQAGQLAELKFVRQSAARTNAYPVTGATGVLSQGDFAQRSDIARSTYGVTGKGIKVGVLSDSFDAATKALYGGPIATRAAQDIKNGDLPANGVQVIEEIAPEDRGSATDEGRAMTQIVHDVAPGADIAFATAYNGGEAGFANNIRRLANAGSRVIVDDVSYFAEPVYSDGLIAQAVDKVASQGVSYFSSAGNSADEAFETKWKSGGQLIYRNNGQVTYQGEMLNYAQNGTDTMRRVVIPPGGYTYTYLQWDDPFASATANGRGARTDLDILVMDANGNLIPPNPDAGIYSISNDDNIGHDPLEAVLIENNSEAPRTVNFVVTRYAGPAPTRVYMMEYGDASAQEYITHSPTVVGHHNARNGAAVAAARFYRTPAYGVNPALPESFTSLGGVPVLYDLNGNRVSQNRQQPRFTAPDGANTSFFAQITFGDGSLIDGDTYPNFFGTSAAAPHAAGAAALMLQAKPSLGPAEVIAALANTAADINTRGYDYLTGTGLIQADAAVGSVR, encoded by the coding sequence ATGAAGAAGTACCTCGGTCTCGGTCTTACCCTCAGTTTGCTGGCAGCCTGCGGAAACGCTCCCCAGCAAGCCGAACTCAATGACGTGCCCAGCGCGGTGACGGGCCAGCAAGACCTCTCGGTCCTGGGCGTGAGCAGTGTGCAGACGGCTTTTTCGCACAGCAAGCTCAGCTCGGCGCTCAAGCAGCTGGCCGCCAGCCCCGTGGCGGCGCAGGCCCTCGGCGGCCCCAGCAAAATGCCGATCTCGGGCGGTTACGTCACCATTGACGCGGTGGCGAGCGGCAACCCGGCGGCGCTCCTTTCCAAGCTGCAAAGCCTGGGCCTGAAGTACGGCTCGGCCTACCAGCAGATGGTCTCGGGCCGCCTGCCGGTCAGCGCGCTGGCGCAGGCGGGACAGCTCGCCGAACTCAAGTTCGTGCGGCAATCGGCGGCCAGGACCAACGCCTATCCCGTTACCGGGGCCACCGGCGTGCTGTCGCAGGGCGACTTCGCCCAGCGTTCGGACATCGCCCGCTCGACCTACGGCGTGACCGGCAAAGGCATCAAGGTGGGCGTGCTCTCCGACTCCTTCGACGCGGCGACCAAGGCGCTCTACGGCGGACCGATCGCCACCCGCGCCGCCCAGGACATCAAGAACGGTGACCTGCCGGCCAACGGCGTGCAGGTGATCGAAGAAATAGCCCCGGAAGACCGGGGCAGCGCCACCGACGAGGGCCGCGCCATGACCCAGATCGTCCACGACGTCGCCCCCGGCGCTGACATCGCCTTCGCCACGGCCTACAACGGCGGCGAGGCCGGTTTTGCCAACAACATCCGCCGCCTCGCCAACGCGGGCTCGCGGGTCATTGTGGACGACGTGAGCTACTTCGCCGAGCCGGTCTACAGCGACGGTCTGATCGCGCAGGCGGTGGACAAGGTCGCGTCGCAGGGCGTGTCGTACTTCTCTTCCGCCGGGAACAGTGCCGACGAAGCGTTCGAAACCAAGTGGAAGAGCGGTGGCCAGCTGATCTACCGCAACAATGGTCAGGTCACCTACCAGGGTGAGATGCTCAACTACGCTCAGAACGGCACCGACACCATGCGCCGGGTCGTGATTCCCCCGGGCGGCTACACTTACACCTACCTGCAATGGGATGATCCGTTCGCCTCGGCCACTGCCAACGGACGCGGCGCGCGCACCGACCTTGATATTCTAGTAATGGACGCCAACGGCAACCTGATTCCACCGAACCCGGATGCGGGCATCTACAGCATCAGCAACGACGATAACATCGGTCATGATCCGCTTGAAGCGGTGTTGATCGAGAACAACAGTGAGGCGCCTAGAACGGTTAACTTCGTGGTGACCCGGTATGCCGGTCCCGCGCCGACCCGTGTCTACATGATGGAATACGGCGACGCCTCGGCCCAGGAATACATCACCCACAGCCCGACGGTCGTCGGCCACCACAATGCCCGCAACGGCGCGGCCGTGGCCGCCGCGCGGTTTTACCGCACGCCCGCCTACGGCGTGAACCCGGCCCTGCCGGAGTCGTTCACCTCGTTGGGCGGCGTGCCGGTCCTGTATGACCTCAACGGCAACCGCGTGTCGCAAAACCGTCAGCAGCCGCGCTTCACCGCGCCGGACGGGGCCAACACCAGCTTCTTCGCCCAGATCACCTTCGGCGATGGTTCGCTGATCGACGGTGACACCTACCCCAACTTCTTCGGCACCAGCGCTGCCGCGCCGCACGCCGCCGGGGCCGCCGCCCTGATGCTGCAGGCCAAGCCCAGCCTGGGGCCGGCCGAGGTCATCGCCGCGCTCGCCAACACCGCCGCCGACATCAACACCCGCGGCTACGATTACCTCACCGGCACGGGCCTGATCCAGGCCGACGCCGCCGTGGGCTCGGTGCGCTAA
- a CDS encoding acyl-CoA dehydrogenase family protein, with protein sequence MDFTLPADLREMQTHIRHFAIHDVEARAHEIEETNRVPPELIRQAAELGLFGLSIPEEYGGVGLGMLGRCAVYEALGQGHMGFGGMVSAHASIGTSGLVKLGTPEQKQKYLPRMASGECIAGFAITEPSSGSDAANIRTRAEKRGDTYILNGTKHYISNAPIAGLLTVIAITAPEKGSKGMSAFLVEPSMPGVSVGKIDEKMGQKGALSAEVIFDNAEVPAENLLGPLDLGYREALGILTNGRVGIAARSTGAMQRLLDLSVAHAQGREQFGQPISSFQAVQFMLAEMEVDIQTSRVLWQKVAWMVDQGQDVRRMASVAKYHATEALSRVADKAVQVAGGVGYMKDAPFERFYRDQRLLRIYEGTSEIQKLIIAGDLLRAR encoded by the coding sequence ATGGACTTTACCCTGCCCGCCGATCTGCGCGAAATGCAGACCCACATCCGTCACTTCGCCATTCATGATGTCGAGGCCCGCGCCCACGAAATCGAAGAAACCAACCGGGTGCCGCCGGAACTGATCCGGCAGGCCGCCGAGCTGGGGCTGTTCGGGTTGTCGATTCCCGAAGAGTACGGCGGCGTGGGTCTGGGTATGCTGGGCCGCTGCGCGGTGTACGAAGCGCTGGGGCAGGGGCACATGGGCTTCGGCGGCATGGTCTCGGCGCACGCCAGCATCGGCACCTCGGGGCTAGTCAAGCTCGGCACGCCCGAGCAAAAGCAGAAGTACCTGCCGCGCATGGCCTCGGGCGAGTGCATCGCCGGCTTTGCCATCACCGAGCCGAGCAGCGGTTCCGACGCCGCCAACATCCGCACCCGCGCCGAGAAGCGGGGCGACACCTACATTCTCAACGGCACCAAGCACTACATCTCCAACGCGCCGATCGCCGGCCTGCTCACGGTGATCGCCATCACCGCGCCGGAAAAAGGCAGCAAGGGCATGAGCGCGTTTCTGGTGGAGCCCTCGATGCCGGGCGTCAGCGTGGGCAAGATCGACGAGAAGATGGGGCAGAAGGGCGCCCTCTCGGCCGAGGTGATCTTCGACAATGCCGAGGTGCCCGCAGAGAACCTGCTGGGGCCGCTCGATCTGGGTTACCGCGAAGCGCTGGGCATCCTGACCAACGGCCGGGTCGGCATCGCCGCCCGCAGCACTGGAGCGATGCAGCGCCTGCTCGACCTCAGCGTGGCGCACGCCCAGGGCCGCGAACAGTTCGGGCAGCCGATCAGCTCGTTTCAGGCGGTGCAGTTCATGCTGGCCGAGATGGAAGTGGACATTCAGACCTCGCGGGTGCTGTGGCAGAAAGTCGCCTGGATGGTCGACCAGGGCCAGGACGTGCGCCGGATGGCGAGCGTCGCCAAGTACCACGCCACCGAGGCGCTTTCACGGGTGGCTGACAAGGCGGTGCAGGTGGCCGGCGGTGTGGGCTACATGAAAGACGCGCCCTTCGAGCGCTTTTACCGCGATCAGCGGCTTCTCAGAATTTACGAGGGCACCTCGGAAATCCAGAAACTGATCATCGCCGGCGACCTGCTGAGGGCACGCTGA
- a CDS encoding MBL fold metallo-hydrolase RNA specificity domain-containing protein, with product MNLQSLGAAGTVTGSCHFLTLGNQQLLIDCGLFQGDDALEARNREAFPFAPSEVSAVLLTHAHLDHVGRLPLLVRRGYRGAIYCTPPTLNLAETVLLDSARLQVESYRQEVYKARRMNREGEVSQPLYDEDDVHRTVALMRPVLAFGQTLTLGNVKVRAERAGHILGSAYLILDSPDGRLICSGDLGNRESGLQQDFTLPPEADAVLIETTYANRTHRPLAQTLDEFRDVLNESVRLGGKILIPSFAIERAQAILYYLKTLMDAGEVPRVPIFLDSPMAARATHEYFEFGDELITPVRESLRSGEDPFRPSTLHVVTSSSESQRINRYDGAAIIIAGNGMLSGGRIQHHLKHQLWKPSTSLVIVSYQSPSSLGGRIVEGAPQVQVLGEEVAVRAHVHTIGGFSAHADQDDLLSWLDCTGPAHVWLVHGEPDVMNAFLPVLEARGRVADRVPQRGEVSLTQTHFPGGKPPGEVDESRRLVVQAE from the coding sequence ATGAACCTGCAAAGTCTGGGCGCCGCCGGCACCGTGACCGGCAGCTGTCACTTTCTCACGCTGGGCAACCAGCAGTTGCTGATCGACTGCGGGTTGTTTCAGGGCGACGACGCGCTCGAAGCGCGCAACCGCGAGGCCTTTCCCTTCGCGCCCAGCGAAGTTTCGGCCGTGCTGCTGACCCATGCCCACCTCGACCACGTGGGCCGCTTGCCGCTGCTGGTGCGCCGGGGGTACCGGGGAGCGATCTACTGCACCCCGCCGACCCTCAACCTGGCCGAGACGGTGCTGCTCGACAGCGCCCGCCTGCAGGTCGAGAGTTACCGCCAGGAAGTCTACAAGGCCCGGCGGATGAACCGCGAGGGCGAGGTGTCGCAGCCCCTTTACGACGAGGACGACGTTCACCGCACTGTGGCGCTGATGCGGCCGGTGCTGGCGTTCGGCCAGACCCTGACGCTCGGCAACGTCAAGGTGCGCGCCGAGCGGGCCGGGCACATTCTGGGCAGCGCCTACCTGATTCTCGATTCGCCGGACGGCCGCCTGATCTGCTCCGGCGATCTGGGCAACCGCGAAAGCGGTCTGCAACAGGACTTCACCCTGCCGCCCGAGGCCGACGCGGTGCTCATCGAAACGACCTACGCCAACCGCACCCACCGCCCGCTGGCCCAGACCCTCGACGAGTTTCGCGACGTGCTCAATGAGAGCGTGCGCCTGGGCGGCAAGATCCTGATTCCCAGCTTCGCCATCGAGCGGGCGCAGGCCATCTTGTACTACCTCAAGACCCTGATGGACGCGGGCGAGGTGCCCCGGGTGCCGATCTTCCTCGATTCGCCGATGGCGGCGCGGGCCACCCACGAGTACTTCGAATTCGGCGACGAACTCATCACTCCGGTACGCGAGAGCTTAAGAAGCGGCGAGGACCCCTTCCGGCCCTCGACCCTGCACGTGGTGACCAGCAGCAGCGAGTCGCAGCGCATCAACCGCTACGACGGCGCGGCCATCATCATCGCCGGCAACGGCATGCTCTCGGGCGGGCGCATTCAGCACCACCTCAAGCACCAGCTCTGGAAACCCTCGACCAGCTTGGTGATCGTTAGTTACCAGTCGCCCAGCAGCCTGGGCGGGCGGATCGTGGAGGGCGCGCCGCAGGTGCAGGTGCTGGGCGAGGAGGTGGCGGTGCGGGCACACGTGCACACCATCGGCGGCTTCTCGGCCCACGCCGACCAGGACGATCTGCTCAGCTGGCTCGATTGCACCGGGCCGGCCCATGTCTGGCTGGTGCACGGCGAACCGGATGTCATGAACGCCTTTCTCCCGGTGCTCGAAGCGCGCGGCCGGGTGGCCGACCGGGTGCCTCAGCGCGGGGAGGTGAGCCTGACGCAGACCCACTTTCCCGGCGGCAAGCCTCCCGGCGAGGTCGACGAATCGCGCCGACTGGTGGTGCAGGCCGAGTAG
- a CDS encoding FKBP-type peptidyl-prolyl cis-trans isomerase, protein MTDPAQLQVEKYHQGQGAPARKGQMVKVHYTGTLENGTKFDSSRDRGEPIEFQLGAGQVIQGWDEGIAQLNIGDKAKLTIPPQLGYGARGAGGVIPPNATLIFDVELVDAR, encoded by the coding sequence ATGACTGATCCTGCACAGTTGCAAGTCGAGAAATACCACCAGGGCCAGGGCGCACCCGCCCGGAAAGGCCAGATGGTCAAGGTCCACTACACCGGCACGCTGGAAAACGGCACCAAGTTCGATTCCAGCCGCGACCGGGGAGAGCCGATCGAGTTTCAGCTCGGGGCCGGGCAAGTCATTCAGGGCTGGGACGAGGGCATCGCCCAGCTCAACATCGGCGACAAGGCCAAGCTGACCATCCCGCCGCAGCTTGGCTACGGCGCACGTGGGGCCGGCGGCGTGATTCCGCCCAACGCCACCCTCATCTTCGACGTGGAACTCGTGGACGCCCGCTAA
- a CDS encoding DNA-directed RNA polymerase subunit beta', producing MKDFSKVKIAIASPAKIREWSFGEVEKPETINYRTLKPEREGLFDERIFGPIKDYECACGKYKRQRYEGKVCERCGVEVTSSKVRRYRMGHIDLATPAAHIWYVKDTPSKIGTLLDLSAAQLEKVLYFSSYLVTNARNAQKDGRPLKRGELLSDDEYRELRNGRQETYTLQGGIDAAIRDGEYVTRGQTLGGNVVAKMDGLAQYRFPRRAEIAYAEVAEAALPVASEMLVDQETFRAGEILGELEEAVQITAPMSATAFLHDMGEDSVMVELRGEAEEAEQGEVLSRIYIPHGMDVQVANGEVVEAGAVLARADAGARLRVSRDSRLSNVTLPKKGDAKVTAHWNRTAEYAINPTMHVLVGDGSPVKKGQKVVGAIDKEEEIVAEADGVITLHAPASIIVSKAKVYSYQDEPLVVNGDRVEPGDELADSGNLKSEISGRIEIDLVRKQVRVIESYDFEAKMGAEAVKELLDDLDLPTLEAELGEMMKDNSRHKRAKARKRLEVTRSFIASGNEPSWMIMATVPVMPPDLRPMVQVDGGRFATSDLNDLYRRLINRNNRLKKLMSQGAPDMIIRNEKRMLQEAVDALIDNGRRGSPVTNPGSDRALRSLTDLLGGKQGRFRQNLLGKRVDYSGRSVIVVGPQLKLHQCGVPKRMALELFKPFLFKVLEEKGEVTNIKQARKMLERYRDTRDSVWDALEEVIEDKVVLLNRAPTLHRLGIQAFEPVLVEGQSIQLHPLVCEAFNADFDGDQMAIHVPLSAQAQAEARIQMLSAHNLLSPANGEPNVKPSRDIILGIFTLTQLRKDNLGKGSAFTSEQDVLDALESGKVALNSHVTLNGADITPGLVKYQFSSPDEAILAVERGSIDYQDHVRIRLNGTIYDTSAGRVMFRRIVQEALGSQGHLIDQLVNLHTAYEKDSLRDMIMTCFKQLGVEATAKLLDALKDSGFKLSTTSGITIGIDDIVIPPAKDAILADADLKLKEIEQNYEFGFMTEEERYKQVVTLWNDTTDDVKNEVFKNFEANYPFNPLWIMSQSGARGNPQQIRQLAGMRGLMARPDGSTIEVPIKASFREGLTVLEYFISTHGARKGGADTALRTADSGYLTRKLVDVAHEVVVRDVDCGTTDYTVIPLGHVDERSGEWRARKASEIETSIYGRTLTADVEVDGRVIAEGTMISLEDVKRITKHAKAVGEVFVRTPLNCRVKAGVCQKCYGYDLSQAKPVSMGEAVGVVAAESIGEPGTQLTMRTFHTGGVAGGGDITMGLPRVIELFEARKPKTQAVVADRDGVIRIEEEEERYLIRIDADDEQYSSKTATKVGKALRMIVRDGDRVEAGQPITRGAVNPHDLLLYKDTDAAQRYLVEEVQRVYRSQGVKVHDKHIEVIVRQMLRYVEITDGGDTTLLEGQTVERWEVEQANEALQEGQTPSSWKPVLLGITKSSLTTKSWLSAASFQHTTHVLTEASMKGQVDELIGLKENVILGKLIPAGTGLDIVRNMQVADERTLEKYGENVEPVSAPRPESFNYPAQPGAND from the coding sequence CGGCGAAGTCGAAAAACCCGAAACCATCAACTACCGCACCCTCAAGCCTGAGCGCGAAGGTCTCTTTGACGAGCGCATCTTCGGGCCGATCAAGGACTACGAGTGCGCCTGCGGCAAGTACAAGCGCCAGCGCTACGAAGGCAAGGTCTGCGAGCGCTGCGGGGTGGAAGTCACCAGCAGCAAGGTGCGCCGCTACCGCATGGGCCACATCGACCTGGCGACCCCGGCGGCCCACATCTGGTACGTCAAGGACACCCCCAGCAAGATCGGCACCCTGCTCGACCTGTCGGCGGCGCAGCTCGAGAAGGTGCTGTACTTCTCCAGCTACCTCGTCACCAACGCCCGCAACGCCCAGAAAGACGGCCGCCCCCTCAAGCGCGGCGAACTGCTGAGTGACGACGAGTACCGCGAACTCCGCAACGGCCGCCAGGAGACCTACACCCTGCAGGGCGGCATCGACGCTGCCATCCGCGACGGCGAGTACGTCACGCGTGGGCAGACCCTCGGCGGCAACGTGGTCGCCAAGATGGACGGCCTGGCGCAGTACCGCTTTCCGCGCCGCGCCGAGATCGCCTACGCCGAGGTGGCCGAGGCCGCGCTGCCGGTGGCCAGCGAGATGCTGGTGGATCAGGAAACCTTCCGCGCCGGAGAAATCCTGGGCGAACTCGAAGAAGCGGTGCAGATCACCGCGCCGATGAGCGCCACCGCGTTCCTGCACGACATGGGCGAGGATTCGGTGATGGTCGAGTTGCGCGGCGAGGCCGAGGAAGCCGAGCAAGGCGAAGTGCTTTCGCGCATCTACATCCCGCACGGCATGGACGTGCAGGTCGCCAACGGTGAAGTGGTCGAAGCCGGCGCCGTGCTGGCCCGCGCCGACGCTGGGGCTCGCCTTCGTGTCAGCCGCGACAGCCGCCTGAGCAACGTGACGCTGCCCAAGAAGGGCGACGCCAAAGTCACCGCCCACTGGAACCGCACCGCCGAGTACGCGATCAACCCCACCATGCACGTGCTGGTCGGCGACGGCAGCCCCGTCAAGAAGGGCCAGAAGGTCGTCGGCGCCATCGACAAGGAAGAGGAAATCGTCGCCGAGGCCGACGGCGTCATCACCCTGCACGCGCCGGCCAGCATCATCGTCAGCAAGGCCAAGGTCTACAGCTACCAGGACGAGCCGCTGGTCGTCAACGGCGACCGGGTGGAGCCGGGCGACGAACTGGCCGATTCCGGCAACCTGAAAAGCGAGATCTCGGGCCGCATCGAGATCGACCTGGTGCGTAAGCAGGTGCGCGTCATCGAGAGCTACGACTTCGAGGCCAAGATGGGCGCCGAGGCGGTCAAGGAACTCCTCGACGACCTCGATTTGCCGACCCTGGAAGCCGAACTCGGCGAGATGATGAAGGACAACAGCCGCCACAAGCGCGCCAAGGCCCGCAAGCGCCTGGAAGTCACCCGCAGCTTCATCGCCAGCGGCAACGAGCCGTCGTGGATGATCATGGCGACCGTGCCGGTGATGCCGCCGGACCTGCGCCCGATGGTGCAGGTGGACGGCGGGCGCTTCGCCACCTCCGACCTCAACGACCTCTACCGCCGCCTGATCAACCGCAACAACCGCCTCAAGAAGCTGATGAGCCAGGGCGCGCCCGACATGATCATCCGCAACGAGAAGCGCATGCTGCAGGAAGCGGTGGACGCCCTGATCGACAACGGCCGCCGCGGCAGCCCCGTCACCAACCCCGGTTCCGACCGGGCACTGCGCTCGCTGACCGACCTCCTGGGCGGCAAGCAGGGCCGCTTCCGCCAGAACCTCCTGGGCAAGCGCGTGGACTACTCGGGCCGCTCGGTCATCGTGGTCGGCCCGCAGCTCAAGCTGCACCAGTGCGGGGTGCCCAAGCGCATGGCGCTGGAACTCTTCAAGCCGTTCCTGTTCAAGGTGCTCGAGGAGAAGGGCGAAGTCACCAACATCAAGCAGGCCCGCAAGATGCTGGAGCGCTACCGCGATACCCGCGACTCGGTCTGGGACGCCCTCGAGGAAGTCATCGAGGACAAGGTCGTGCTGCTCAACCGCGCGCCGACCCTGCACCGCCTGGGCATTCAGGCCTTCGAGCCGGTGCTGGTGGAAGGCCAGAGCATTCAGCTGCACCCGCTGGTCTGTGAAGCCTTCAACGCCGACTTCGACGGCGACCAGATGGCCATTCACGTCCCGCTCTCGGCCCAGGCGCAGGCCGAAGCCCGAATTCAGATGCTCTCGGCCCACAACCTGCTCTCGCCGGCCAACGGCGAGCCGAACGTCAAGCCCTCGCGCGACATCATCCTGGGCATCTTCACCCTGACCCAGCTGCGCAAGGACAACCTCGGCAAAGGCAGCGCCTTCACCAGCGAGCAGGACGTTCTTGACGCCCTGGAAAGCGGCAAGGTGGCGCTCAACAGCCACGTGACCTTGAACGGTGCTGACATCACGCCGGGCCTGGTCAAGTACCAGTTCTCTAGCCCCGACGAAGCGATTCTGGCCGTCGAGCGCGGCAGCATCGACTATCAGGACCACGTCCGCATCCGCCTCAACGGCACCATCTACGACACCTCGGCCGGCCGGGTGATGTTCCGCCGGATCGTGCAGGAAGCGCTGGGAAGCCAGGGCCACCTGATCGACCAGCTGGTCAACCTGCACACCGCCTACGAGAAAGACTCGCTGCGCGACATGATCATGACCTGCTTCAAGCAGCTCGGGGTGGAAGCCACCGCCAAGCTCCTTGACGCGCTCAAGGACAGCGGCTTCAAGCTCTCGACCACCTCAGGCATCACCATCGGCATCGACGACATCGTGATTCCGCCGGCCAAGGACGCCATCCTGGCCGACGCCGACCTGAAGCTCAAGGAAATCGAGCAGAACTACGAGTTCGGCTTCATGACCGAGGAAGAGCGCTACAAGCAGGTCGTGACGCTGTGGAACGACACCACCGACGACGTGAAGAACGAGGTCTTCAAGAACTTCGAGGCCAACTATCCGTTCAACCCGCTGTGGATCATGTCGCAGTCCGGCGCGCGTGGGAACCCGCAGCAGATTCGTCAGCTGGCCGGCATGCGCGGCCTGATGGCCCGCCCCGACGGCAGCACCATCGAAGTGCCGATCAAGGCATCGTTCCGCGAGGGCCTGACGGTGCTGGAGTACTTCATCAGCACCCACGGCGCGCGGAAGGGCGGCGCCGACACCGCGCTGCGCACCGCCGACTCCGGCTACCTGACCCGCAAACTGGTGGACGTGGCGCACGAAGTCGTGGTGCGCGACGTGGACTGCGGCACCACCGACTACACCGTGATTCCGCTGGGCCATGTCGACGAACGCAGCGGCGAGTGGCGCGCCCGCAAGGCCTCGGAAATCGAGACCAGCATTTACGGCCGGACCCTCACCGCCGACGTGGAAGTCGACGGCCGCGTGATCGCCGAAGGCACCATGATCAGCCTGGAAGACGTCAAGCGCATCACCAAGCACGCCAAGGCGGTGGGCGAGGTGTTCGTGCGCACGCCGCTGAACTGCCGCGTCAAGGCCGGCGTATGCCAGAAGTGCTACGGCTACGACCTGTCGCAGGCCAAGCCGGTCAGCATGGGCGAAGCGGTGGGCGTGGTGGCGGCCGAGAGCATCGGCGAACCCGGCACCCAGCTGACCATGCGCACCTTCCACACCGGCGGTGTGGCGGGCGGCGGCGACATCACCATGGGTCTGCCGCGCGTGATCGAGCTGTTCGAGGCCCGCAAGCCCAAGACCCAGGCGGTCGTCGCCGACCGTGACGGCGTCATCCGCATCGAGGAAGAGGAAGAGCGCTACCTCATCCGCATCGACGCCGATGACGAGCAGTACAGCTCCAAGACGGCCACCAAGGTCGGCAAGGCGCTGCGCATGATCGTGCGTGACGGCGACCGGGTGGAAGCCGGGCAGCCGATCACCCGCGGAGCGGTCAACCCGCACGACCTGCTGCTCTACAAGGACACCGACGCCGCCCAGCGGTACCTGGTGGAAGAAGTGCAGCGCGTCTACCGCTCGCAGGGCGTGAAGGTGCACGACAAGCACATCGAAGTCATCGTGCGCCAGATGCTGCGCTACGTGGAGATCACCGACGGCGGCGACACCACCCTGCTCGAAGGCCAGACCGTCGAGCGCTGGGAAGTCGAGCAGGCCAACGAAGCGCTGCAGGAAGGCCAAACGCCGTCGAGCTGGAAGCCGGTGCTGCTGGGCATCACCAAGAGCAGCCTGACCACCAAGTCGTGGCTGTCGGCGGCCAGTTTCCAGCACACCACCCACGTGCTGACCGAGGCCAGCATGAAGGGCCAGGTGGACGAACTGATCGGCCTCAAGGAAAACGTCATCCTCGGCAAGCTGATTCCGGCCGGTACCGGTCTGGACATCGTACGCAACATGCAGGTGGCCGACGAACGCACCCTGGAGAAGTACGGCGAGAACGTGGAGCCCGTCTCCGCGCCGCGCCCCGAGTCGTTCAACTATCCGGCCCAGCCGGGCGCCAACGACTAA
- a CDS encoding long-chain-fatty-acid--CoA ligase, with protein sequence MTRYWPEKMPRSLTLPRTSLAQNLQFSALKFPDKTALYFYGQETSYAQLFDRSRRLAAHLKAQGVGKGDRVLLWMQNSPQWAVAAHAIWVLGAVVVPLSPMLQARELAFFLQDADIQVGVLGAELYVRAQEAQLGHAVVANLGAGMQDSPWPFPEGLNVQVTLREGDVTFEDALNSEPAELVQVDPEDLCVMPYTSGTTGRPKGCMHPHRSAQANITGAGVWVSTSMEDVYLATLPFFHVTGFINSLVAPLSGGGKIVIMARWDRELAQQLIKDQGVTIWTNTATMVIDLLANPNFDAGNLASLRSMTGGGASLPAAVGQRLQDQTGITFLEGYGLSETMAQSHSTPKSHPKFQCLGIALFNVDARIVDLDSGRELPPGEIGEIVISGPQVMQGYWKRPEENAKAFSDIGGKRFFHSGDLGYQDEEGFFFFTDRLKRMVNVSGLKVWPAEVENVLHGHPAIQEACVIALPDERSGERARALVVLRAGQQATPQEIEAWARTQMAAYKVPRDYQFVDSLPRGPTGKVAWRPLQEAARAELSAASSGPN encoded by the coding sequence ATGACCCGTTACTGGCCCGAAAAAATGCCCCGCAGCCTCACCTTGCCCCGCACCTCGCTGGCCCAGAATCTGCAGTTCAGCGCCCTGAAGTTTCCCGACAAGACCGCGCTGTATTTCTACGGCCAGGAAACCAGCTACGCTCAGCTGTTCGACCGCTCGCGCCGCCTGGCCGCGCACCTGAAGGCCCAGGGCGTCGGCAAGGGTGACCGGGTGCTGCTGTGGATGCAGAACTCGCCGCAGTGGGCGGTGGCCGCGCACGCCATCTGGGTGCTGGGGGCGGTGGTGGTGCCGCTCTCGCCGATGCTGCAGGCCCGCGAACTGGCCTTCTTCCTGCAGGACGCCGACATCCAGGTGGGCGTCCTGGGCGCCGAACTCTACGTCCGCGCCCAGGAAGCGCAGCTGGGGCACGCGGTGGTCGCCAACCTGGGCGCCGGGATGCAGGACAGCCCCTGGCCGTTTCCCGAGGGCCTGAACGTTCAAGTGACCTTGCGGGAAGGCGACGTGACGTTCGAGGACGCCCTGAACTCGGAACCGGCCGAGCTGGTGCAGGTGGACCCCGAGGACCTGTGCGTGATGCCTTACACCAGCGGCACCACCGGGCGCCCCAAGGGCTGCATGCACCCGCACCGCAGCGCCCAGGCCAACATCACCGGGGCGGGCGTGTGGGTCTCGACCAGCATGGAGGACGTCTACCTGGCGACCTTACCGTTTTTCCACGTCACCGGCTTTATTAACAGCCTGGTGGCCCCGCTCTCCGGCGGCGGCAAGATCGTGATCATGGCCCGCTGGGACCGCGAGCTGGCCCAGCAGCTCATCAAGGACCAGGGCGTGACCATCTGGACCAACACCGCCACCATGGTGATCGATTTGCTGGCCAACCCGAACTTCGACGCCGGCAACCTCGCCAGCCTGCGCAGCATGACCGGCGGCGGCGCCTCGCTGCCGGCCGCGGTGGGCCAGCGCCTGCAAGACCAGACCGGCATCACCTTCCTGGAAGGCTACGGCTTATCCGAGACGATGGCCCAGAGCCACAGCACGCCCAAGTCGCACCCCAAGTTCCAGTGCCTGGGCATCGCCCTGTTCAATGTGGACGCCCGCATCGTGGACCTCGACAGCGGCCGGGAATTGCCGCCCGGCGAGATCGGCGAGATCGTGATCAGCGGCCCGCAGGTGATGCAGGGGTACTGGAAGCGCCCCGAGGAGAATGCCAAGGCCTTCAGCGACATCGGCGGCAAGCGCTTTTTTCACAGCGGCGATCTGGGCTACCAGGACGAGGAGGGCTTTTTCTTCTTCACCGACCGCCTCAAGCGCATGGTCAACGTCTCGGGCCTGAAGGTCTGGCCCGCCGAGGTGGAAAACGTGCTGCACGGCCACCCGGCCATTCAGGAAGCCTGCGTGATCGCCCTGCCCGACGAGCGCAGCGGCGAGCGCGCCCGCGCCCTGGTGGTGCTGCGCGCCGGGCAGCAGGCCACCCCGCAGGAGATCGAGGCCTGGGCCAGAACCCAGATGGCCGCCTACAAGGTGCCGCGCGATTATCAGTTCGTGGACTCGCTGCCGCGCGGCCCCACCGGCAAGGTGGCCTGGCGCCCCCTTCAGGAAGCGGCGCGGGCCGAGCTGAGCGCGGCGTCCTCGGGGCCGAATTGA